The following proteins come from a genomic window of Oncorhynchus masou masou isolate Uvic2021 chromosome 25, UVic_Omas_1.1, whole genome shotgun sequence:
- the si:dkey-32e23.4 gene encoding dynamin-1-like protein isoform X2 yields METLIPIINRLQEVFLTVGAEIIQLPQIVVVGSQSSGKSSVLESLVGRDFLPRGSGIVTRRPLVLQLVNVPPLAERRLQENGIKADEWGTFLHSKNQIFTDFLEIRKEIEEETERSSGGNKGISPEPIYLKIFSPHVLNLTLVDLPGITKVPVGDQPEDIEAQVQEMILSFISNPNSLILSVSPANSDLATSDALKLAREVDPDGRRTLLVVSKLDLMDAGTDALEVLLGRVIPVRLGIVGVVNRSQHDINTQKSIEDTARDEQAFLQRHYPSLASRCGSRYLARTLSRLLMHHIRDCLPELKRRVTVLSAQYQARLSSYGQPVEDHSSTLLQIVTKFASDYCNTIEGTATHIQTSELCGGARICYIFHETFGRTLQSIDPLGGLTELDILTAIRNATGPRPALFVPEISFELLVKRQIKRLEEPSLRCVELVHEELQRIIQHCSSYSTQELLRFPKLHDSIVEVVTSLLRKRLPITNDMVHNLVQIELAYINTKHPDFTDAAQVSASVNSQQGLQDGDKCWMNEKVAEEKAPVTGFSSPVKGQAINLLDTAVPVSRKLSAREQRDCEVIQRLIKCYFLIVRKSIQDSVPKTVMHFLVNFVKERLQSELVGQLYKQNLLQGLLIESQDTAQQRTEVAQMLEALQKASNIISEIRETHLW; encoded by the exons ATGGAGACTCTAATTCCCATCATCAATCGGCTCCAGGAAGTCTTCCTTACAGTGGGGGCAGAGATCATCCAGCTGCCTCAGATAGTGGTGGTTGGCTCGCAG AGCAGCGGCAAGAGTTCTGTGTTGGAGAGCCTGGTTGGAAGGGATTTTCTGCCTCGGGGATCAGGCATAGTCACACGGCGACCCCTAGTGTTGCAGCTGGTGAATGTGCCTCCATTGGCAGAGAGGAGACTGCAAGAAAATG GGATCAAGGCTGATGAATGGGGCACGTTCCTTCATAGCAAGAACCAG ATTTTCACAGATTTCTTGGAGATTCGCAAGGAGATTGAAGAAGAGACTGAGCGTAGCTCAGGAGGCAACAAG GGAATCAGCCCTGAGCCCATCTATTTAAAGATTTTCTCTCCTCATGTCCTCAATCTCACACTGGTTGATTTGCCAGGAATAACCAAG GTTCCGGTTGGAGATCAGCCAGAGGACATAGAAGCTCAAGTCCAAGAGATGATCCTATCCTTCATCTCCAACCCCAACTCCCTTATCCTCTCAGTGTCTCCTGCCAACTCCGACTTGGCCACCTCTGATGCCCTCAAACTGGCCCGCGAGGTCGACCCGGATG GCCGCAGAACACTGCTGGTGGTCAGTAAGCTGGACCTGATGGACGCAGGGACAGATGCTCTGGAGGTCTTGCTGGGCCGGGTCATTCCAGTGCGGCTCGGAATTGTGGGAGTGGTCAACAG GAGCCAGCATGACATCAACACGCAGAAGAGCATAGAGGACACGGCACGGGACGAGCAGGCCTTCCTCCAGCGCCACTACCCGTCTCTGGCCTCCCGCTGCGGCTCCCGCTACCTGGCTCGCACCCTGAGCCGCCTGCTCATGCACCACATCAGGGACTGCTTGCCGGAGCTGAAGAGGCGTGTGACTGTGTTGAGTGCCCAGTACCAGGCCCGGCTCAGCAGCTACGGCCAGCCTGTAGAGGACCACAGCTCCACCCTGCTACAGATCGTCACCAAGTTTGCCAGCGACTATTGCAACACCATCGAGGGCACCGCCACGCACATCCAGACATCTGAACT CTGCGGGGGGGCTCGGATCTGCTACATATTCCATGAGACCTTTGGCCGCACTCTTCAGTCTATTGACCCCCTGGGGGGCTTGACGGAGCTCGACATCCTCACTGCAATCCGCAATGCTACG gGTCCGCGGCCAGCCCTCTTTGTACCTGAGATTTCCTTTGAGCTGCTGGTGAAGAGGCAGATCAAGCGTCTGGAGGAGCCCAGTCTGCGCTGTGTGGAGCTGGTCCACGAGGAACTGCAGAGGATCATCCAGCATTGCTCCTCCTACAGCACGCAG gaGCTCCTTCGGTTTCCCAAGCTGCACGACTCCATTGTGGAGGTGGTGACTAGTTTACTCAGGAAGCGCTTGCCCATTACTAATGACATG GTCCACAACTTGGTTCAAATTGAGCTTGCTTACATCAACACAAAGCACCCAGACTTCACTGACGCTGCTCAGGTCTCAGCATCTGTCAACAGTCAACAG GGCCTGCAGGATGGAGATAAATGCTGGATGAATGAGAAGGTGGCTGAGGAGAAGGCACCAGTGACAGGTTTCAGCAGCCCTGTTAAGGGCCAGGCCATCAACCTCCTGGACACA GCGGTGCCGGTGTCCCGAAAGCTGAGTGCCCGCGAGCAAAGAGACTGTGAGGTCATTCAACGCCTCATCAAATGCTACTTCCTCATTGTCCGCAAGAGCATTCAGGACAG TGTTCCCAAGACGGTGATGCACTTCCTGGTGAACTTTGTGAAGGAGCGTCTGCAGAGTGAGCTGGTGGGCCAGCTGTACAAACAGAACCTGCTGCAGGGGCTGCTCATCGAGTCCCAAGACACAGCACAACAGAGGACAGAGGTGGCCCAGATGCTGGAG GCTCTCCAAAAAGCCAGCAACATCATCTCAGAGATCCGGGAGACACACCTGTGGTAG
- the si:dkey-32e23.4 gene encoding dynamin-1-like protein isoform X1, with the protein METLIPIINRLQEVFLTVGAEIIQLPQIVVVGSQSSGKSSVLESLVGRDFLPRGSGIVTRRPLVLQLVNVPPLAERRLQENGNGVKQNANSYPGIKADEWGTFLHSKNQIFTDFLEIRKEIEEETERSSGGNKGISPEPIYLKIFSPHVLNLTLVDLPGITKVPVGDQPEDIEAQVQEMILSFISNPNSLILSVSPANSDLATSDALKLAREVDPDGRRTLLVVSKLDLMDAGTDALEVLLGRVIPVRLGIVGVVNRSQHDINTQKSIEDTARDEQAFLQRHYPSLASRCGSRYLARTLSRLLMHHIRDCLPELKRRVTVLSAQYQARLSSYGQPVEDHSSTLLQIVTKFASDYCNTIEGTATHIQTSELCGGARICYIFHETFGRTLQSIDPLGGLTELDILTAIRNATGPRPALFVPEISFELLVKRQIKRLEEPSLRCVELVHEELQRIIQHCSSYSTQELLRFPKLHDSIVEVVTSLLRKRLPITNDMVHNLVQIELAYINTKHPDFTDAAQVSASVNSQQGLQDGDKCWMNEKVAEEKAPVTGFSSPVKGQAINLLDTAVPVSRKLSAREQRDCEVIQRLIKCYFLIVRKSIQDSVPKTVMHFLVNFVKERLQSELVGQLYKQNLLQGLLIESQDTAQQRTEVAQMLEALQKASNIISEIRETHLW; encoded by the exons ATGGAGACTCTAATTCCCATCATCAATCGGCTCCAGGAAGTCTTCCTTACAGTGGGGGCAGAGATCATCCAGCTGCCTCAGATAGTGGTGGTTGGCTCGCAG AGCAGCGGCAAGAGTTCTGTGTTGGAGAGCCTGGTTGGAAGGGATTTTCTGCCTCGGGGATCAGGCATAGTCACACGGCGACCCCTAGTGTTGCAGCTGGTGAATGTGCCTCCATTGGCAGAGAGGAGACTGCAAGAAAATG GAAATGGGGTAAAACAAAATGCAAACAGCTACCCAG GGATCAAGGCTGATGAATGGGGCACGTTCCTTCATAGCAAGAACCAG ATTTTCACAGATTTCTTGGAGATTCGCAAGGAGATTGAAGAAGAGACTGAGCGTAGCTCAGGAGGCAACAAG GGAATCAGCCCTGAGCCCATCTATTTAAAGATTTTCTCTCCTCATGTCCTCAATCTCACACTGGTTGATTTGCCAGGAATAACCAAG GTTCCGGTTGGAGATCAGCCAGAGGACATAGAAGCTCAAGTCCAAGAGATGATCCTATCCTTCATCTCCAACCCCAACTCCCTTATCCTCTCAGTGTCTCCTGCCAACTCCGACTTGGCCACCTCTGATGCCCTCAAACTGGCCCGCGAGGTCGACCCGGATG GCCGCAGAACACTGCTGGTGGTCAGTAAGCTGGACCTGATGGACGCAGGGACAGATGCTCTGGAGGTCTTGCTGGGCCGGGTCATTCCAGTGCGGCTCGGAATTGTGGGAGTGGTCAACAG GAGCCAGCATGACATCAACACGCAGAAGAGCATAGAGGACACGGCACGGGACGAGCAGGCCTTCCTCCAGCGCCACTACCCGTCTCTGGCCTCCCGCTGCGGCTCCCGCTACCTGGCTCGCACCCTGAGCCGCCTGCTCATGCACCACATCAGGGACTGCTTGCCGGAGCTGAAGAGGCGTGTGACTGTGTTGAGTGCCCAGTACCAGGCCCGGCTCAGCAGCTACGGCCAGCCTGTAGAGGACCACAGCTCCACCCTGCTACAGATCGTCACCAAGTTTGCCAGCGACTATTGCAACACCATCGAGGGCACCGCCACGCACATCCAGACATCTGAACT CTGCGGGGGGGCTCGGATCTGCTACATATTCCATGAGACCTTTGGCCGCACTCTTCAGTCTATTGACCCCCTGGGGGGCTTGACGGAGCTCGACATCCTCACTGCAATCCGCAATGCTACG gGTCCGCGGCCAGCCCTCTTTGTACCTGAGATTTCCTTTGAGCTGCTGGTGAAGAGGCAGATCAAGCGTCTGGAGGAGCCCAGTCTGCGCTGTGTGGAGCTGGTCCACGAGGAACTGCAGAGGATCATCCAGCATTGCTCCTCCTACAGCACGCAG gaGCTCCTTCGGTTTCCCAAGCTGCACGACTCCATTGTGGAGGTGGTGACTAGTTTACTCAGGAAGCGCTTGCCCATTACTAATGACATG GTCCACAACTTGGTTCAAATTGAGCTTGCTTACATCAACACAAAGCACCCAGACTTCACTGACGCTGCTCAGGTCTCAGCATCTGTCAACAGTCAACAG GGCCTGCAGGATGGAGATAAATGCTGGATGAATGAGAAGGTGGCTGAGGAGAAGGCACCAGTGACAGGTTTCAGCAGCCCTGTTAAGGGCCAGGCCATCAACCTCCTGGACACA GCGGTGCCGGTGTCCCGAAAGCTGAGTGCCCGCGAGCAAAGAGACTGTGAGGTCATTCAACGCCTCATCAAATGCTACTTCCTCATTGTCCGCAAGAGCATTCAGGACAG TGTTCCCAAGACGGTGATGCACTTCCTGGTGAACTTTGTGAAGGAGCGTCTGCAGAGTGAGCTGGTGGGCCAGCTGTACAAACAGAACCTGCTGCAGGGGCTGCTCATCGAGTCCCAAGACACAGCACAACAGAGGACAGAGGTGGCCCAGATGCTGGAG GCTCTCCAAAAAGCCAGCAACATCATCTCAGAGATCCGGGAGACACACCTGTGGTAG
- the LOC135514119 gene encoding ras-related protein Rab-7a-like isoform X1, whose protein sequence is MRKQGKANMASRKKILLKVIILGDSGVGKTSLMNQYVNKKFSNQYKATIGADFLTKEVMVDDRLVTMQIWDTAGQERFQSLGVAFYRGADCCVLVYDVTAPNTFKTLDSWRDEFLIQASPRDPENFPFVVLGNKIDLENRQVTTKRAQAWCTSKGSIPYFETSAKEAINVDQAFQTICRNALKQESEVETYDFPDQIKLRDDRPASSSDGCSC, encoded by the exons ATGAGGAAGCAGGGAAAGG CAAATATGGCGTCTCGGAAGAAGATTCTACTCAAGGTGATAATTCTTGGAGACTCAGG AGTTGGGAAGACCTCTCTCATGAACCAATATGTGAATAAGAAGTTCAGCAATCAGTATAAGGCCACAATCGGTGCTGACTTTCTTACCAAAGAGGTGATGGTGGATGACAGGCTTGTGACAATGCAG ATCTGGGACACTGCAGGGCAGGAGAGATTCCAGTCATTGGGCGTTGCTTTCTATCGAGGTGCAGACTGTTGTGTCCTTGTGTACGATGTTACTGCGCCAAACACCTTCAAGACTCTTGACAGCTGGCGAGACGAGTTCCTGATTCAAGCCAGCCCCCGTGACCCAGAGAACTTCCCATTTGTTGTGCTCGGCAACAAGATTGACTTGGAGAACAGGCAG GTGACGACCAAGCGAGCCCAGGCGTGGTGTACGAGTAAGGGCAGTATCCCATATTTCGAGACAAGTGCGAAGGAGGCCATCAATGTTGATCAAGCCTTTCAAACTATTTGCCGAAATGCTCTGAAACAG GAGTCAGAAGTGGAGACTTATGACTTCCCAGATCAGATCAAACTGAGGGATGACAGACCAGCCTCCTCTAGTGATGGCTGCAGCTGCTGA
- the LOC135514119 gene encoding ras-related protein Rab-7a-like isoform X2 produces MASRKKILLKVIILGDSGVGKTSLMNQYVNKKFSNQYKATIGADFLTKEVMVDDRLVTMQIWDTAGQERFQSLGVAFYRGADCCVLVYDVTAPNTFKTLDSWRDEFLIQASPRDPENFPFVVLGNKIDLENRQVTTKRAQAWCTSKGSIPYFETSAKEAINVDQAFQTICRNALKQESEVETYDFPDQIKLRDDRPASSSDGCSC; encoded by the exons ATGGCGTCTCGGAAGAAGATTCTACTCAAGGTGATAATTCTTGGAGACTCAGG AGTTGGGAAGACCTCTCTCATGAACCAATATGTGAATAAGAAGTTCAGCAATCAGTATAAGGCCACAATCGGTGCTGACTTTCTTACCAAAGAGGTGATGGTGGATGACAGGCTTGTGACAATGCAG ATCTGGGACACTGCAGGGCAGGAGAGATTCCAGTCATTGGGCGTTGCTTTCTATCGAGGTGCAGACTGTTGTGTCCTTGTGTACGATGTTACTGCGCCAAACACCTTCAAGACTCTTGACAGCTGGCGAGACGAGTTCCTGATTCAAGCCAGCCCCCGTGACCCAGAGAACTTCCCATTTGTTGTGCTCGGCAACAAGATTGACTTGGAGAACAGGCAG GTGACGACCAAGCGAGCCCAGGCGTGGTGTACGAGTAAGGGCAGTATCCCATATTTCGAGACAAGTGCGAAGGAGGCCATCAATGTTGATCAAGCCTTTCAAACTATTTGCCGAAATGCTCTGAAACAG GAGTCAGAAGTGGAGACTTATGACTTCCCAGATCAGATCAAACTGAGGGATGACAGACCAGCCTCCTCTAGTGATGGCTGCAGCTGCTGA
- the LOC135514121 gene encoding ubiquitin-like protein 4A-B — protein MILTIKPLKGKECNVQVTEDEKVSMVKELVSERLNIPANQQRLLYKGKALADEHRLSDYSIGPEAKLNLVVRPAGERSGMASSSSAVSGVWQTLSTVLAKHFSPADAAKVHEQLIKDYERSLRQLSLDDIERLAGRLLHPDSEGMDTSYMD, from the exons ATGATTTTAACTATAAAACCACTTAAAGGAAAGGAGTGCAATGTACAG GTCACAGAAGATGAAAAAGTCTCCATGGTGAAAGAACTAGTGTCTGAACGTCTGAATATACCTGCAAATCAGCAGCGATTGCTTTACAAGGGGAAAGCCCTTGCAG ATGAACACAGATTGAGTGATTATTCCATTGGGCCAGAGGCCAAGTTAAACTTGGTGGTTCGTCcagcaggggagaggagtgggatgGCTAGCAGTAGCAGTGCGGTCAGCGGGGTGTGGCAGACTCTGTCCACTGTACTAGCGAAACACTTCAGCCCTGCAGATGCAGCTAAAGTCCATGAACAGTTAATCAAG GATTATGAACGTTCACTTCGGCAACTCAGTCTGGATGACATTGAGCGCCTGGCCGGGCGACTGCTTCACCCAGACAGCGAGGGCATGGACACATCGTACATGGATTGA